In Allomuricauda ruestringensis DSM 13258, the following proteins share a genomic window:
- a CDS encoding MIP/aquaporin family protein: protein MTPFVSEIVGTFLLMVLGCGVNANVSLQKTYGNGSGWIVISTGWAFAVYTGVVVAGPHSGAHINPAVSIGLAVAGEFPWSEVPSYILAQFIGAMFAAFCVWLVNKEHFDATEDGGTKRGVFCTAPAIPNTFTNLFSEILGTFVLVFSVLYFTDAVLSTDDVIIGLGSLGALPVALIVWGIGLSLGGTTGYAINPARDLGPRIVHALLPLKNKGRNGWNYAWIPVIGPILGAAIAAWIAIALQ, encoded by the coding sequence ATGACTCCTTTTGTATCTGAAATTGTAGGTACTTTTTTGTTGATGGTACTCGGATGTGGCGTAAATGCCAACGTATCCCTACAAAAAACCTACGGTAATGGCTCTGGCTGGATTGTAATCTCTACTGGATGGGCTTTTGCCGTTTATACCGGTGTTGTGGTCGCTGGGCCGCACAGTGGTGCGCATATCAATCCCGCAGTCAGTATTGGATTGGCCGTGGCGGGCGAATTCCCTTGGAGCGAGGTTCCAAGCTACATTTTAGCTCAGTTTATCGGCGCCATGTTTGCCGCTTTTTGCGTTTGGCTCGTTAATAAAGAGCATTTTGATGCCACCGAGGATGGGGGCACAAAGCGAGGTGTTTTTTGTACGGCTCCCGCCATACCCAATACATTTACAAACCTATTTTCCGAAATACTGGGCACTTTTGTATTGGTTTTCTCCGTGCTTTATTTTACCGATGCGGTGCTATCCACAGATGATGTAATTATTGGCCTGGGTTCGTTGGGAGCCTTACCCGTAGCTTTAATTGTTTGGGGCATAGGTTTATCCTTAGGCGGCACCACAGGCTATGCCATAAATCCTGCCAGGGATTTGGGGCCTCGTATTGTTCATGCACTATTGCCTTTAAAAAACAAGGGGCGTAATGGATGGAACTATGCTTGGATTCCTGTAATCGGACCTATTTTGGGAGCTGCTATAGCTGCTTGGATTGCTATTGCCTTACAATAG
- a CDS encoding NAD(P)/FAD-dependent oxidoreductase — protein MFDVIIVGGGAAGFYAAIQIAELSPQLEIAIFERGKTVLSKVKVSGGGRCNVTHGEFLPKELATNYPRGEKELLGPFHKYAPMDVMSFFEARGVPLKIEEDGRVFPKSDSSQSIINCLVGEAERLGVQVLKNSAVKAISKIGEGWQVTTMNKHYQTKKLMLATGSNPKIWKQLENLGHHIVSPVPSLFTFNISDERLKGIQGISTYATVEVMPKKTFNTDKKPLNLKSKIKEDTLLYADGPLLITHWGLSGPAILKLSAWGANLLHDYNYSFRIKVNWLPDYSTESMEAYLKELKGVEAKKTVMRTNVTELPKRLWKRLVEAAEIEPDERWADMSKEQLQALSEQLTASSFKVEGKSTFKEEFVTAGGVDLKEINFKTFESKLHPNLYFAGEIINVDAITGGFNFQNAWTGAYIAAQAIVS, from the coding sequence ATGTTCGACGTTATAATAGTAGGAGGTGGTGCAGCTGGATTTTATGCTGCGATTCAAATAGCGGAATTGTCGCCACAACTCGAAATTGCCATTTTTGAAAGGGGCAAAACGGTACTTTCCAAAGTAAAGGTTTCAGGTGGAGGACGTTGCAATGTTACCCATGGTGAGTTTTTACCTAAAGAGTTGGCAACGAACTACCCAAGAGGGGAAAAGGAGCTTTTGGGCCCTTTTCATAAATACGCTCCAATGGATGTCATGTCCTTTTTTGAAGCGCGGGGAGTCCCCCTCAAAATTGAAGAAGATGGCCGTGTATTTCCCAAAAGTGATTCTTCCCAGAGCATAATCAATTGTTTGGTAGGTGAAGCTGAGCGATTGGGCGTACAAGTTTTGAAAAACAGCGCTGTAAAAGCAATTAGCAAAATTGGGGAAGGCTGGCAGGTAACCACCATGAACAAGCATTATCAAACAAAAAAACTAATGCTTGCCACAGGCAGCAACCCCAAAATTTGGAAACAGTTGGAAAATTTGGGACATCATATTGTTTCGCCCGTGCCCTCCCTCTTCACATTTAATATCAGCGATGAAAGACTTAAGGGGATTCAAGGAATAAGCACCTATGCCACTGTTGAGGTAATGCCCAAGAAAACCTTTAATACGGACAAAAAACCGTTAAACCTAAAAAGTAAGATTAAGGAAGATACCTTGCTTTATGCTGATGGCCCACTTTTGATAACCCATTGGGGTTTGAGCGGCCCTGCCATTTTGAAGCTCTCTGCTTGGGGCGCCAACCTTCTGCACGATTATAATTATTCTTTTAGAATAAAGGTAAACTGGTTGCCCGATTATAGCACAGAATCTATGGAAGCCTACCTCAAGGAATTGAAAGGCGTTGAAGCTAAAAAAACGGTTATGCGCACCAACGTCACCGAACTCCCAAAACGGTTGTGGAAGCGCTTGGTGGAAGCAGCCGAAATTGAACCTGATGAGCGCTGGGCGGACATGAGCAAAGAACAATTGCAAGCCTTGTCCGAACAATTAACGGCTTCATCGTTCAAGGTTGAAGGCAAGAGTACCTTTAAAGAAGAATTTGTCACCGCTGGAGGGGTGGACTTGAAAGAAATCAATTTTAAGACTTTTGAGAGCAAATTGCATCCCAACCTCTATTTTGCAGGCGAAATCATTAATGTGGATGCCATCACGGGCGGATTTAATTTTCAAAATGCATGGACAGGAGCGTACATTGCCGCCCAAGCCATTGTTTCCTAA
- a CDS encoding glycerophosphodiester phosphodiesterase, which yields MTKSKPLVIGHRGAMGHETENTLASVQKAMDLGVDMIEIDVFKIDSGEIVVFHDETVDRLANSSGNIEEYNIVQLRQLTLDSGHKIPMLQDVLKKINNQVALNIELKGAGTADKVNHIVNYYIEKEGWSPENFVISSFKWDELKAMRAKNKDIKIAVLTSKDPLEAIEVAKELKAVAINPNYKTLTQENTAKIQAEGLKVYTWTVNEPEDIQKMTEFGVDGIITNYPERVN from the coding sequence ATGACAAAATCAAAACCATTAGTGATAGGTCACCGAGGAGCCATGGGCCACGAGACCGAAAATACTTTGGCATCGGTTCAAAAAGCTATGGACCTTGGCGTTGATATGATAGAAATTGACGTGTTTAAAATTGATAGCGGAGAAATCGTTGTTTTTCATGATGAAACAGTGGATAGGCTGGCTAATTCCAGTGGTAATATTGAAGAATACAATATTGTTCAATTAAGGCAGCTCACTTTGGATAGCGGACACAAAATTCCAATGCTTCAAGATGTGTTAAAAAAAATCAACAATCAGGTTGCTCTAAATATTGAGCTTAAAGGTGCCGGAACAGCCGATAAAGTCAATCATATTGTTAACTATTATATCGAAAAGGAAGGGTGGAGCCCCGAAAACTTTGTGATTTCAAGTTTCAAATGGGATGAGCTCAAAGCCATGAGAGCGAAAAACAAAGATATAAAAATCGCTGTTTTAACTTCCAAAGACCCACTCGAAGCAATTGAAGTGGCCAAAGAACTAAAAGCAGTTGCAATAAACCCAAACTACAAAACGCTTACCCAAGAAAACACGGCAAAAATCCAAGCAGAGGGATTAAAAGTCTATACATGGACGGTAAACGAACCCGAGGATATTCAAAAAATGACCGAGTTCGGGGTCGATGGCATTATTACCAATTATCCGGAACGCGTGAATTAA
- a CDS encoding alpha-amylase family protein, which yields MKTNGILTFFIVLTVLSSCKQQTKLKSTPPPMKKKEVVYQVFTRLFGNTNATNKPWGTIEENGVGKFADFSDKALSEIKALGVTHVWYTGVPHHAVINDYTAYGISNDDPDVVKGRAGSPYAVKDYYNVNPDLAVDPANRLEEFKDLIQRTHQAGLKVIIDIVPNHVARNYEGMTNPEGVTDFGASDDTTKVYDVNNNFYYIPGKAFKVPEWQDGYLPLGGDENRLADSKFEENPAKWTGNGSRLAQPHFNDWYETVKINYGVRPDGTKDFEQLPEAYRQKNYKAHYEFWKDKTLPDSWYKFKNIAQYWLDFGVDGFRFDMAEMVPVEFWSYLNSNIKMKNPDAFLLAEVYNTSLYRDYIHQGKMDYLYDKVELYDSIKHIMKGYGWTDHIPVMQKGMADIEHHMLHFLENHDEQRIASPDFAGNAQLGKPAMVVSATISTSPTMVYFGQEVGEPGAEDAGFGSPTRTSIFDYIGVPHHQRWVNNKKFDGGQLSEEEKSLRDFYKRLLNFTINSEALMGEYQEIHFYNKDNTEGYDHRVLSYVRWSAQEKLIILSNFDEHKNYSFNFKVPKDVIAKWQLSDGEHPLTEELYGKVKKNMVIDNGQGQIQLELEPLQSYIFKVGN from the coding sequence ATGAAAACAAATGGGATACTGACTTTTTTCATAGTACTCACCGTATTATCTTCGTGTAAGCAACAAACCAAACTAAAGTCGACCCCTCCACCAATGAAGAAGAAAGAAGTAGTCTATCAGGTATTTACCCGTCTCTTCGGAAACACCAATGCTACCAACAAGCCTTGGGGCACTATTGAAGAAAATGGAGTGGGTAAGTTTGCAGACTTTTCAGATAAAGCCTTATCTGAGATAAAAGCCTTGGGAGTTACCCATGTTTGGTATACAGGAGTGCCACACCATGCCGTAATTAACGACTATACAGCCTACGGAATTTCCAATGACGACCCCGATGTGGTAAAAGGAAGGGCGGGCTCACCCTATGCCGTTAAGGATTACTACAATGTAAATCCTGATTTAGCAGTCGACCCTGCCAACAGATTGGAAGAATTCAAGGATTTGATTCAACGAACGCACCAAGCTGGCTTAAAAGTGATAATCGACATTGTGCCCAATCACGTTGCTAGAAATTACGAAGGGATGACCAACCCCGAAGGCGTAACGGATTTTGGCGCTTCGGATGATACAACTAAAGTATATGATGTAAACAACAACTTCTATTATATTCCCGGCAAAGCATTTAAAGTTCCCGAGTGGCAAGATGGATATTTACCCTTGGGAGGTGATGAAAACAGGTTGGCTGATTCAAAGTTTGAGGAAAATCCAGCGAAATGGACAGGAAACGGCTCCCGATTGGCCCAACCTCATTTTAACGACTGGTACGAAACCGTAAAGATCAACTACGGAGTTCGTCCAGATGGAACCAAAGACTTTGAGCAACTGCCCGAAGCATACCGTCAAAAAAATTATAAAGCACATTACGAATTTTGGAAAGACAAGACCCTGCCGGATTCTTGGTACAAGTTTAAGAACATTGCCCAGTATTGGTTGGATTTTGGCGTGGATGGTTTCCGTTTTGATATGGCCGAAATGGTTCCAGTGGAGTTTTGGAGTTACCTCAATTCCAACATCAAAATGAAAAACCCAGATGCCTTTTTATTGGCCGAAGTTTATAACACAAGTTTGTACCGTGATTATATTCATCAAGGTAAAATGGATTACCTCTATGATAAGGTAGAACTTTACGATAGCATCAAACATATAATGAAGGGTTATGGTTGGACGGATCACATCCCTGTAATGCAAAAAGGGATGGCCGATATAGAGCACCACATGCTCCACTTTCTGGAAAACCACGATGAGCAGCGTATCGCCAGTCCCGATTTTGCGGGCAATGCCCAATTGGGAAAGCCGGCAATGGTAGTTTCCGCTACCATAAGTACATCGCCTACCATGGTCTATTTTGGGCAAGAGGTTGGTGAGCCCGGGGCAGAAGATGCAGGCTTTGGTAGTCCAACACGAACTTCAATTTTCGATTATATCGGGGTGCCACATCATCAACGATGGGTCAATAACAAAAAATTCGATGGCGGTCAATTATCAGAAGAAGAAAAAAGTTTAAGGGATTTCTATAAGCGACTTTTGAATTTCACTATAAATAGTGAAGCTTTGATGGGCGAGTATCAAGAGATTCATTTTTACAATAAGGACAATACAGAAGGATACGATCACAGGGTGCTTTCCTATGTAAGATGGTCCGCTCAGGAAAAGCTAATTATCCTATCCAATTTTGATGAACATAAAAACTATTCCTTCAACTTTAAAGTGCCCAAAGATGTCATTGCAAAATGGCAATTATCGGATGGGGAGCATCCATTGACGGAGGAGTTGTACGGAAAGGTTAAAAAGAATATGGTCATTGATAATGGACAAGGACAAATACAACTGGAATTAGAACCGCTTCAATCCTATATCTTTAAGGTAGGGAATTGA
- a CDS encoding LacI family DNA-binding transcriptional regulator — protein MKSKITLKDIARELEVSISTVSKALKNSEEIGRDTKEKIQAFAKLYNYKPNNIAISLKNKRTKNIGVVIPDIVHHFFTTVIRGIEKYANARGYNVIVCLSEESFDKEVINMEMLANGSIDGFIMSLSSETQEKGDYNHLKEVTEQGIPVVLFDRITHEVECDKVIIDDKLGAYQATKKFIDQGKKRIALITTDDYLSVSKARTKGYLKALKESPLGIDESMILKMPSMEMDEGAIKTFLDNKEPDAVLCVNEIFAVCGMRFVQKKGLKIPEDISFIGFTDGVLSKYANPSLTVVAQHGEKMGEEAAKMLIDKVESEAEEETYQTKILEPTLVIRDSIAH, from the coding sequence TTGAAATCAAAGATTACCTTAAAAGATATAGCCAGAGAACTTGAAGTGTCCATATCAACGGTTTCCAAAGCACTTAAGAACAGTGAGGAAATAGGTAGGGATACCAAAGAAAAGATACAGGCCTTTGCAAAACTTTACAACTATAAGCCCAACAATATTGCAATAAGCTTAAAGAATAAGCGTACCAAGAATATTGGAGTTGTAATCCCGGATATTGTACATCATTTTTTTACAACGGTCATTCGGGGTATCGAAAAATATGCAAATGCCAGGGGATATAACGTTATTGTATGTCTTTCCGAGGAATCTTTTGACAAGGAGGTCATCAACATGGAAATGCTCGCCAATGGCAGTATTGATGGCTTTATAATGTCACTCTCTTCCGAAACACAAGAAAAAGGCGATTACAATCATTTAAAAGAAGTTACCGAGCAGGGCATCCCCGTGGTGCTTTTTGATAGGATTACCCATGAGGTGGAATGTGATAAAGTAATCATTGATGATAAGCTGGGCGCTTACCAGGCAACAAAAAAGTTTATCGATCAGGGAAAAAAACGAATAGCCCTGATTACTACGGATGACTATTTGAGCGTTAGTAAAGCCCGCACCAAAGGGTATCTCAAAGCATTGAAGGAGAGTCCCCTTGGAATCGACGAATCCATGATATTGAAAATGCCCTCAATGGAAATGGACGAAGGGGCCATAAAAACCTTTTTGGACAATAAGGAACCGGATGCCGTTTTGTGCGTAAATGAAATCTTTGCGGTCTGCGGTATGCGATTTGTGCAGAAAAAGGGACTAAAGATACCAGAAGATATATCTTTTATAGGATTTACCGATGGGGTGCTGTCCAAATATGCCAACCCAAGCCTTACTGTTGTGGCACAACATGGGGAAAAAATGGGCGAAGAGGCCGCAAAAATGTTGATAGATAAAGTAGAGAGCGAAGCGGAGGAAGAAACCTATCAAACCAAAATCTTGGAACCCACCTTGGTGATCAGGGATTCCATTGCGCATTGA
- a CDS encoding SusC/RagA family TonB-linked outer membrane protein, with protein sequence MKITLLRSFLLLGAFLCFGMAKAQTVSGTVSDANGPLPGASVLVKGTTNGTQTDFDGNYTLNNVEDAATLVFSYIGYKTVEIAVNGQSSINVTLEEDAQALDEVVIIGYGQTTVKDATGSVTAVTSEDFNGGVIASPEQLIQGKTAGVQITQASGEPGAGMNLRIRGSNSIRSNNNPLFVVDGVPLSGESTTPSGGDVINGSNATRNPLNFINPNDIESMSILKDASATAIYGSRGANGVVIITTKSGKTGQGGVWEFSSNLSISSPANEYDLFDRNEFLAATASERSQEIADASDFGFNTDWQDYITRTVASQNQNLSYSRNYGSGNVRATFSYGKQFGVIEKSAQERITGRINATQRFLDDKLRLNLQASLSRVNDDAPPISGTSGASGNLIGAAYSANPTWPASSSFFLEGNQLNPANYLSNFQSVTNTNRALINFSAEYDFIPELTGKVSVGYDDSDAEALSSISGNANNFNRVTGNGQTAFNNLNATSKLLEATLNYKKDFDNSSLDVIIGYSFQDFRRRGFNSQGWQSPTTDLNAMGQLLIDDVNNIRASIDGPYQQAGYAPNGSFINSINPFEDTATLDVASGAYTSVWIDTFDNTDELQSFFARANYSLMDKYLFTATVRADGSSRFGENNNYGYFPSGAFAWKLNEEDFIGEAFSTLKLRLGAGITGNQEGLGYANYLRRVRFAGPGISDSGEIIRPGAQTVAVQNPELKWESTLDLNIGLDFGFNLDRFSGSIDLYRKETKDLLFRQGAAAPAADPFVFKNLKDGTVINQGVEVALNYDFIQSQDVTFSSSLNVAYNKNTVEGLNGLTANFGALNGPGLTDAFAQRLGEGRSLFSYYMAEYAEDSNGNPDFNPDQKDFVDEDGLPDVNAGLSLNLRVKNWDAAAYFAGQFGFSVYNNTANAFLNRPTFETTRNATQRALDTNVSQEVSTLYLEKGDFVRLQNASIGYNVPLSGEGTLKSLRLSLTGQNLFLITDYSGLDPEVSSSTGDFGTGIPSASIDYTAFPRPRTVTLGINAKF encoded by the coding sequence ATGAAAATTACGCTACTAAGAAGCTTTTTGTTGCTTGGGGCATTTTTATGCTTTGGGATGGCGAAAGCTCAGACAGTATCAGGTACTGTTTCGGATGCGAATGGGCCGTTGCCAGGGGCAAGCGTATTGGTAAAAGGCACTACCAATGGTACGCAGACCGATTTTGATGGTAACTACACCCTTAACAATGTTGAAGATGCTGCAACATTGGTTTTTAGCTACATTGGATACAAGACCGTGGAAATTGCGGTCAATGGCCAATCCAGCATTAATGTCACCTTGGAAGAAGACGCACAAGCTTTGGATGAAGTGGTAATTATTGGTTACGGTCAAACCACAGTAAAAGATGCAACCGGTTCTGTTACAGCAGTTACCTCTGAAGATTTTAACGGAGGTGTTATCGCTTCTCCCGAACAATTAATTCAGGGTAAGACCGCAGGTGTACAGATTACCCAAGCGAGTGGTGAGCCTGGAGCTGGCATGAATCTAAGGATTAGAGGTTCTAACTCGATTCGCTCCAACAACAATCCACTTTTCGTAGTGGATGGAGTACCATTGTCTGGAGAGTCAACCACACCCTCTGGTGGTGATGTAATTAATGGGAGTAATGCTACAAGAAACCCATTAAACTTTATCAACCCAAACGATATTGAGAGCATGTCGATTCTTAAAGATGCTTCGGCCACTGCTATCTATGGTTCTCGTGGTGCCAATGGTGTTGTGATCATTACTACCAAAAGCGGTAAAACTGGACAAGGTGGTGTGTGGGAATTCAGCTCAAACCTGAGTATTTCTTCACCAGCCAATGAATATGATCTTTTTGACCGTAATGAGTTCTTGGCGGCCACTGCCTCCGAAAGAAGTCAAGAAATTGCAGATGCAAGTGATTTTGGATTTAATACCGATTGGCAAGATTATATTACCAGAACCGTTGCTTCACAAAATCAAAACCTTTCATACTCCAGAAATTATGGTAGTGGTAACGTAAGAGCTACTTTCTCTTATGGAAAGCAATTTGGTGTTATTGAAAAATCGGCCCAAGAACGTATTACTGGAAGAATTAATGCAACTCAAAGGTTCTTGGACGATAAGCTAAGATTAAACCTTCAAGCTTCGCTTTCTCGTGTAAATGATGATGCCCCTCCAATTAGTGGTACTTCGGGAGCAAGTGGTAACTTGATAGGTGCTGCATACTCCGCCAACCCAACTTGGCCAGCAAGTTCAAGTTTTTTCTTGGAAGGTAACCAGTTGAACCCGGCCAACTATTTATCAAACTTCCAATCAGTAACAAATACCAACCGTGCACTGATCAACTTTTCAGCGGAGTATGATTTCATACCTGAACTTACTGGAAAGGTTAGTGTGGGCTACGATGACTCGGATGCAGAAGCATTATCTTCTATATCAGGAAACGCAAATAACTTTAATCGTGTTACGGGGAATGGTCAAACAGCCTTTAATAATTTAAACGCTACAAGTAAGCTTTTGGAAGCTACCCTTAACTATAAAAAGGATTTCGACAATTCTTCTTTGGATGTTATCATAGGTTACTCCTTTCAAGATTTCCGTAGAAGAGGCTTTAACTCACAAGGTTGGCAATCACCAACAACTGACCTCAATGCCATGGGTCAGCTTCTAATCGACGATGTCAACAACATTAGAGCTAGTATCGATGGACCATACCAACAAGCAGGTTATGCACCGAACGGTTCTTTTATAAACAGTATCAATCCTTTTGAGGATACTGCGACCCTAGATGTTGCCTCTGGCGCATATACCTCTGTTTGGATAGATACTTTCGACAACACCGATGAACTTCAATCTTTCTTTGCAAGAGCCAACTACAGCCTAATGGATAAATACTTGTTTACCGCCACGGTAAGAGCAGATGGTTCTTCAAGGTTTGGTGAAAATAACAATTATGGATACTTCCCTTCCGGTGCCTTTGCCTGGAAACTTAACGAGGAAGATTTTATTGGAGAGGCATTCTCTACATTGAAGTTGAGATTGGGAGCAGGTATTACCGGTAACCAAGAAGGTCTGGGGTACGCCAACTATTTAAGAAGGGTACGTTTTGCAGGACCTGGTATTAGTGATAGTGGTGAAATTATTAGACCAGGTGCGCAGACAGTAGCGGTACAAAACCCAGAACTGAAGTGGGAGTCAACATTGGACTTGAACATTGGTTTGGACTTTGGGTTCAATCTAGACAGGTTCAGTGGTTCCATTGATTTGTACAGAAAAGAAACAAAGGATCTATTGTTCAGACAAGGAGCCGCTGCCCCGGCAGCCGATCCATTTGTTTTCAAAAACTTAAAGGATGGTACTGTAATCAACCAAGGTGTTGAAGTAGCATTGAACTATGATTTTATTCAATCACAGGATGTAACATTCTCGTCCTCCTTAAACGTAGCATACAACAAGAATACGGTAGAAGGATTGAATGGTCTTACCGCTAACTTCGGTGCTTTGAACGGACCTGGACTAACCGATGCTTTCGCCCAGCGTTTAGGAGAAGGAAGATCTTTGTTCTCTTATTACATGGCCGAATATGCTGAAGACAGTAATGGGAACCCAGATTTCAATCCTGATCAAAAAGATTTTGTTGACGAAGATGGGCTTCCTGATGTAAACGCTGGTCTATCCCTTAACCTTAGGGTGAAAAACTGGGATGCAGCTGCTTATTTTGCAGGGCAATTTGGATTCTCTGTTTACAACAATACAGCCAACGCATTCTTGAACAGGCCAACCTTTGAAACAACAAGAAACGCTACCCAAAGAGCTTTGGACACCAACGTTAGCCAAGAAGTTTCCACTTTGTACTTGGAAAAAGGTGATTTTGTAAGGTTGCAAAACGCAAGCATCGGATACAACGTACCCCTTAGTGGAGAAGGCACACTAAAAAGTTTAAGATTGTCGCTTACAGGGCAAAACTTATTTTTGATTACCGATTATAGCGGATTAGATCCAGAAGTATCATCCTCTACAGGAGACTTTGGTACTGGTATACCCAGCGCAAGTATAGATTATACTGCTTTCCCAAGACCAAGAACTGTTACATTAGGGATCAACGCTAAATTTTAA
- a CDS encoding RagB/SusD family nutrient uptake outer membrane protein: MKNIIKETNKYLTLTLFVGVMLTSCTDLEVEPTDSLLAEGFTGIETAEAASSQITAMYNDLYGYIGTQANLYALNEVTTDALLVPTRGSDWGDNGIWRQLHQHSWTPEHQYILAVWNDWNGLQLQASEVLDSRSASSAEATGHAAFIRGLSMFIILDNFGQVPFRDTESADPLGDPEVLTGDDAVSFILSDLDTAISNLPTSVAGDDNLRATKAAARFLKAKVLLNRHIYNGSGTAAAADMNEVISLVDGIEGDGYELASDYFDIFVPGADTETIWYAQASAGARIFHTLHYNSTELGGGGWNGFSTLAEFYDLFEGDANSNAGLNDGTLNDGQEERRGFVPPGGIAFDGSYGTDENSDGIVDGSNVGFGFLIGQQYGPNGAALEDRNGNPLSFTREFVSAVDGQPSLVDNNEVTGIRVIKYNPRDGAFANHIIFFRYSDAYLMKAEAMMRSGGDPTTMINELRTMRGAAPLASVTGQDLLDERARELYTEGWRRNDMIRFGQYTKDWDFKEADAVGDVNRQLFPIPSAQLILNPNLVQNPGY; this comes from the coding sequence ATGAAAAATATTATAAAAGAAACTAACAAATATTTGACACTCACACTATTCGTGGGTGTCATGCTGACTTCCTGCACCGATTTGGAAGTAGAGCCAACGGATTCGTTATTGGCTGAGGGTTTCACAGGAATAGAGACTGCTGAAGCTGCATCCAGTCAAATCACTGCGATGTATAATGATTTATATGGCTATATTGGTACACAAGCCAACCTATATGCATTGAATGAAGTTACCACCGACGCCCTTTTGGTTCCAACTAGAGGTTCCGACTGGGGAGATAATGGTATATGGAGACAATTGCACCAACATTCCTGGACACCGGAACACCAATATATTTTAGCCGTTTGGAACGACTGGAATGGCCTGCAATTACAAGCTAGTGAAGTTTTGGATTCAAGATCTGCATCTTCCGCTGAAGCTACTGGACATGCGGCATTCATAAGAGGTTTATCCATGTTCATCATTCTAGACAATTTTGGACAAGTACCTTTTAGAGATACTGAATCTGCAGATCCATTAGGCGATCCAGAAGTACTGACCGGTGATGATGCGGTTTCTTTCATATTAAGTGATTTGGATACCGCCATCTCCAATCTTCCTACATCTGTTGCAGGTGATGACAACTTGAGAGCTACCAAGGCTGCCGCCAGATTCCTTAAAGCAAAAGTACTACTGAACAGACATATCTATAACGGTTCAGGTACTGCAGCTGCTGCTGATATGAACGAAGTTATTTCGTTGGTAGATGGCATCGAAGGCGACGGATACGAATTAGCTTCTGATTACTTTGATATTTTTGTGCCAGGTGCCGATACCGAAACTATTTGGTATGCACAAGCCTCTGCAGGCGCTAGAATATTTCACACCTTGCACTATAACTCTACCGAGTTAGGTGGTGGTGGCTGGAACGGTTTCAGTACTTTGGCCGAGTTTTACGATTTGTTCGAAGGTGATGCCAATAGCAACGCAGGACTTAATGATGGAACATTGAATGATGGTCAGGAAGAGCGTAGAGGATTTGTTCCTCCTGGTGGTATTGCTTTTGATGGCAGCTACGGCACGGACGAAAACAGTGACGGTATTGTTGATGGTTCCAACGTAGGTTTTGGATTCCTAATCGGACAACAATATGGTCCTAACGGTGCTGCACTTGAAGATAGAAATGGTAACCCTTTGAGCTTTACCAGAGAATTCGTTAGTGCGGTAGATGGTCAGCCAAGCCTAGTTGACAACAACGAAGTAACCGGTATTCGTGTTATCAAATATAATCCAAGAGACGGTGCCTTCGCCAACCATATCATTTTCTTCAGGTATTCAGATGCTTATTTGATGAAAGCTGAAGCCATGATGAGAAGTGGTGGTGACCCAACTACTATGATTAATGAGTTGAGAACTATGAGAGGGGCTGCTCCGCTTGCTTCTGTAACAGGACAAGACCTTTTGGACGAAAGAGCTCGTGAATTGTATACCGAAGGTTGGAGAAGAAACGATATGATTCGTTTTGGACAATACACCAAAGACTGGGATTTTAAAGAAGCTGATGCTGTGGGAGACGTGAACCGTCAATTGTTCCCAATACCATCTGCCCAACTTATTCTTAACCCTAACTTGGTTCAGAACCCAGGCTACTAA